A window of the Cheilinus undulatus linkage group 21, ASM1832078v1, whole genome shotgun sequence genome harbors these coding sequences:
- the ddx42 gene encoding ATP-dependent RNA helicase DDX42 isoform X1 — protein MNWNKGGPGVKRGFGFGGFSLAGKKEEPQLPQKSHTSFGASGSGGGYGKNQQLPSFYKIGTKRANFDEENAYFEDDEEESSSNMDLPYIPAENSPTRQQMQSGGGSDSEDDPLDAFMAEVESQAAKDMRKLEEKEKEKKSAKGIRDDIEEEDEQEAYFRYMAENPTAGLTQEEEEENVDYDSDGNPIAPTTKKIILPLPPIDHSEIDYPPFEKNFYNEHEELGNLTATQVLELRHKLNLRVSGAAPPKPCTSFAHFGFDEQLMHQIRKSEYTQPTPIQCQGVPIALSGRDMIGIAKTGSGKTAAFIWPMLVHIMDQKELEAGEGPIAIIVCPTRELCQQIHAECKRFGKAYSLRSVAVYGGGSMWEQAKALQDGAEIVVCTPGRLIDHVKKKATSLQRVTYLVFDEADRMFDMGFEYQVRSVASHVRPDRQTLLFSATFRKKIERLARDILVDPIRVVQGDIGEANEDVTQVVELLPLGSDKWPWLTKRLVEFTSAGSVLIFVTKKANCEELATNLNQEGYSLGLLHGDMDQSERNKVITDFKKKNLPILVATDVAARGLDIPSIRTVVNYDVARDIDTHTHRIGRTGRAGEKGVAYTLLTNKDTSFAGDLVRNLEGANQSVSKELMDLAMQNPWFRKSRFKGGKGKKLNIGGGGLGYRERPGLGAESSERGSGSSLLSSSGGYEGFTKTTTGAMGDRMSAMKQAFQAQYKSHFVAASSGPPKLSTKSSSSSGWTSAGSLSSVPTEAANGSDRPQGITLSLASFTSAGSLSSVPPSQTSSQQSYPPPAPPSQRDSSRDRHSEDRGRDSYHRHSDRSDRHSGEDRYGERDRHGDRDRDRHSDRDRYSSSSRHSDSRNGDGSRRERDDRRSERDWGDRGSGEGRDRDRERDRGDDSFAVPEPPKRRKSRWDN, from the exons ATGAACTGGAACAAAGGCGGCCCTGGTGTGAAGCGAGGTTTTGGATTCGGAGGATTCTCCCTTGCTGGGAAAAAAGAGGAGCCTCAGCTTCCTCAAAAATCTCATACTTCATTTGGAGCCTCAGGATCAGGCGGAGGCTATGGGAAGAACCAGCAGCTCCCATCATTCTACAAAATAGGGACAAAAAGAGCCAATTTTGATGAGGAAAATGC TTACTTTGAAGACGATGAGGAGGAGTCCAGCAGCAATATGGACCTGCCATACATCCCAGCTGAGAACTCTCCAACACGGCAGCAAATGCAGTCTGGTGGTGGCTCAGATAGCGAAGATGATCCTCTCGATGCTTTCATGGCAGAGGTTGAG AGCCAGGCAGCTAAAGACATGAGGAAACTggaggaaaaggaaaaggagaaaaagtcaGCCAA GGGTATTCGCGATGACattgaagaggaagatgaacaA GAAGCCTACTTCCGCTACATGGCAGAGAATCCCACAGCTGGGCTGACccaagaagaagaggaggaaaatgtCGACTATGACAGTGACGGGAACCCGATCGCTCCTACCACCAAGAAAATAATCTTACCACTTCCTCCCATTGACCACTCTGAG ATTGATTACCCACCATTCGAGAAAAACTTCTACAATGAACATGAGGAGCTCGGCAACCTGACAGCGACACAAGTGTTGGAGTTACGGCACAAACTGAACCTGAGG GTGTCTGGTGCTGCCCCTCCTAAACCTTGTACTAGTTTTGCCCACTTTGGCTTTGATGAACAGCTGATGCATCAAATCCGCAAGTCTGAGTACACTCAGCCCACACCGATTCAGTGCCAG GGTGTGCCGATAGCTCTATCAGGACGAGACATGATTGGTATAGCGAAAACTGGCAGTGGCAAAACAGCAGCATTTATCTGGCCCATGCTGGTTCACATCATGGACCAAAAGGAACTGGAGGCAGGAGAAGGGCCCATCGCTATCATTGTGTGTCCCACGAGAGAGCTTTGTCAGCAG ATCCATGCAGAATGTAAGCGTTTTGGTAAAGCCTACTCACTGCGTTCTGTGGCTGTGTATGGAGGAGGCAGCATGTGGGAGCAGGCCAAAGCTCTTCAGGATGGAGCAGAGATTGTGGTGTGCACACCG GGTCGTCTGATTGATCACGTCAAAAAGAAGGCCACGTCCCTGCAGAGAGTGACATACCTGGTGTTTGATGAAGCAGATCGCATGTTTGATATGGGCTTTG AATACCAGGTCAGATCCGTTGCTAGCCACGTACGCCCAGACAGACAGA CTCTTCTTTTTAGCGCTACTTTCCGAAAGAAGATAGAGAGGCTGGCCAGAGACATCCTGGTAGACCCGATCCGTGTGGTGCAGGGAGACATCGGAGAG GCCAATGAGGATGTGACCCAGGTGGTGGAGCTGCTACCTTTGGGGTCGGACAAATGGCCTTGGCTGACCAAGCGGCTCGTTGAGTTCACTTCAGCCGGCTCTGTCCTGATCTTCGTCACCAAAAAGGCAAACTGTGAGGAGCTGGCTACCAACCTCAATCAGGAAGGTTACAGTCTGGGCCTTCTGCATGGAGACATGGACCAGAGTGAGAGGAACAAAGTCATCACCGACTTCAAGAAGAAGAATCTGCCCATTCTGGTGGCCACTGATGTAGCTG CTCGTGGTCTGGATATCCCATCCATTCGCACTGTGGTGAACTACGATGTGGCACGAGACATCGACACGCACACGCACAGGATCGGTCGAACTGGTCGTGCTGGAGAGAAGGGTGTAGCTTACACTCTCCTCACCAACAAAGACACGTCATTCGCCGGCGACCTTGTGAGAAATCTAGAGGGAGCAAATCAAAGTGTTTCCAAAGAACTCATGGACCTGGCTATGCAG AATCCTTGGTTCAGGAAATCCCGCTTCAAAGGTGGGAAAGGAAAGAAGCTGAATATCGGTGGTGGTGGTCTTGGCTACAGAGAGAGGCCAGGTCTGGGGGCTGAAAGTTCT GAACGTGGCAGTGGCAGCAGTTTGTTGTCCTCTTCTGGCGGCTATGAAGGCTTCACCAAAACAACCACAGGAGCAATGGGAGATCGGATGTCTGCCATGAAACAAGCCTTTCAG GCCCAGTATAAGAGTCACTTTGTGGCTGCATCCAGCGGCCCTCCAAAGCTCAGCACCAAGTCCAGCAGCTCATCCGGCTGGACCAGTGCTGGCAGCTTGAGCTCTGTTCCAACTGAGGCCGCCAATGGTTCCGACCGGCCCCAGGGCATCACCCTGTCTTTGGCCAGTTTCACCAGCGCCGGCTCTCTGAGCTCAGTGCCTCCCAGTCAAACCAGTTCTCAGCAGAGCTACCCCCCTCCAGCTCCTCCCTCACAGAGAGATAGCTCACGGGACAGACACAGTGAGGACCGGGGCCGCGACAGCTACCACCGCCACAGCGACAGGAGCGATAGACACAGCGGAGAGGATCGCTATGGAGAGCGCGATCGGCATGGAGACAGAGATCGGGACCGCCACAGCGACCGAGATcgctacagcagcagcagccgtcACAGTGATAGTCGTAATGGAGATGGAagcaggagggagagagatgaTCGGAGGAGTGAGAGGGACTGGGGAGACAGGGGGAGCGGGGAGGGGagggacagagacagagaaagagacagaggagaTGACAGCTTTGCTGTCCCTGAACCGCCAAAACGTAGAAAGAGCAGGTGGGACaactaa
- the ddx42 gene encoding ATP-dependent RNA helicase DDX42 isoform X2 codes for MAENPTAGLTQEEEEENVDYDSDGNPIAPTTKKIILPLPPIDHSEIDYPPFEKNFYNEHEELGNLTATQVLELRHKLNLRVSGAAPPKPCTSFAHFGFDEQLMHQIRKSEYTQPTPIQCQGVPIALSGRDMIGIAKTGSGKTAAFIWPMLVHIMDQKELEAGEGPIAIIVCPTRELCQQIHAECKRFGKAYSLRSVAVYGGGSMWEQAKALQDGAEIVVCTPGRLIDHVKKKATSLQRVTYLVFDEADRMFDMGFEYQVRSVASHVRPDRQTLLFSATFRKKIERLARDILVDPIRVVQGDIGEANEDVTQVVELLPLGSDKWPWLTKRLVEFTSAGSVLIFVTKKANCEELATNLNQEGYSLGLLHGDMDQSERNKVITDFKKKNLPILVATDVAARGLDIPSIRTVVNYDVARDIDTHTHRIGRTGRAGEKGVAYTLLTNKDTSFAGDLVRNLEGANQSVSKELMDLAMQNPWFRKSRFKGGKGKKLNIGGGGLGYRERPGLGAESSERGSGSSLLSSSGGYEGFTKTTTGAMGDRMSAMKQAFQAQYKSHFVAASSGPPKLSTKSSSSSGWTSAGSLSSVPTEAANGSDRPQGITLSLASFTSAGSLSSVPPSQTSSQQSYPPPAPPSQRDSSRDRHSEDRGRDSYHRHSDRSDRHSGEDRYGERDRHGDRDRDRHSDRDRYSSSSRHSDSRNGDGSRRERDDRRSERDWGDRGSGEGRDRDRERDRGDDSFAVPEPPKRRKSRWDN; via the exons ATGGCAGAGAATCCCACAGCTGGGCTGACccaagaagaagaggaggaaaatgtCGACTATGACAGTGACGGGAACCCGATCGCTCCTACCACCAAGAAAATAATCTTACCACTTCCTCCCATTGACCACTCTGAG ATTGATTACCCACCATTCGAGAAAAACTTCTACAATGAACATGAGGAGCTCGGCAACCTGACAGCGACACAAGTGTTGGAGTTACGGCACAAACTGAACCTGAGG GTGTCTGGTGCTGCCCCTCCTAAACCTTGTACTAGTTTTGCCCACTTTGGCTTTGATGAACAGCTGATGCATCAAATCCGCAAGTCTGAGTACACTCAGCCCACACCGATTCAGTGCCAG GGTGTGCCGATAGCTCTATCAGGACGAGACATGATTGGTATAGCGAAAACTGGCAGTGGCAAAACAGCAGCATTTATCTGGCCCATGCTGGTTCACATCATGGACCAAAAGGAACTGGAGGCAGGAGAAGGGCCCATCGCTATCATTGTGTGTCCCACGAGAGAGCTTTGTCAGCAG ATCCATGCAGAATGTAAGCGTTTTGGTAAAGCCTACTCACTGCGTTCTGTGGCTGTGTATGGAGGAGGCAGCATGTGGGAGCAGGCCAAAGCTCTTCAGGATGGAGCAGAGATTGTGGTGTGCACACCG GGTCGTCTGATTGATCACGTCAAAAAGAAGGCCACGTCCCTGCAGAGAGTGACATACCTGGTGTTTGATGAAGCAGATCGCATGTTTGATATGGGCTTTG AATACCAGGTCAGATCCGTTGCTAGCCACGTACGCCCAGACAGACAGA CTCTTCTTTTTAGCGCTACTTTCCGAAAGAAGATAGAGAGGCTGGCCAGAGACATCCTGGTAGACCCGATCCGTGTGGTGCAGGGAGACATCGGAGAG GCCAATGAGGATGTGACCCAGGTGGTGGAGCTGCTACCTTTGGGGTCGGACAAATGGCCTTGGCTGACCAAGCGGCTCGTTGAGTTCACTTCAGCCGGCTCTGTCCTGATCTTCGTCACCAAAAAGGCAAACTGTGAGGAGCTGGCTACCAACCTCAATCAGGAAGGTTACAGTCTGGGCCTTCTGCATGGAGACATGGACCAGAGTGAGAGGAACAAAGTCATCACCGACTTCAAGAAGAAGAATCTGCCCATTCTGGTGGCCACTGATGTAGCTG CTCGTGGTCTGGATATCCCATCCATTCGCACTGTGGTGAACTACGATGTGGCACGAGACATCGACACGCACACGCACAGGATCGGTCGAACTGGTCGTGCTGGAGAGAAGGGTGTAGCTTACACTCTCCTCACCAACAAAGACACGTCATTCGCCGGCGACCTTGTGAGAAATCTAGAGGGAGCAAATCAAAGTGTTTCCAAAGAACTCATGGACCTGGCTATGCAG AATCCTTGGTTCAGGAAATCCCGCTTCAAAGGTGGGAAAGGAAAGAAGCTGAATATCGGTGGTGGTGGTCTTGGCTACAGAGAGAGGCCAGGTCTGGGGGCTGAAAGTTCT GAACGTGGCAGTGGCAGCAGTTTGTTGTCCTCTTCTGGCGGCTATGAAGGCTTCACCAAAACAACCACAGGAGCAATGGGAGATCGGATGTCTGCCATGAAACAAGCCTTTCAG GCCCAGTATAAGAGTCACTTTGTGGCTGCATCCAGCGGCCCTCCAAAGCTCAGCACCAAGTCCAGCAGCTCATCCGGCTGGACCAGTGCTGGCAGCTTGAGCTCTGTTCCAACTGAGGCCGCCAATGGTTCCGACCGGCCCCAGGGCATCACCCTGTCTTTGGCCAGTTTCACCAGCGCCGGCTCTCTGAGCTCAGTGCCTCCCAGTCAAACCAGTTCTCAGCAGAGCTACCCCCCTCCAGCTCCTCCCTCACAGAGAGATAGCTCACGGGACAGACACAGTGAGGACCGGGGCCGCGACAGCTACCACCGCCACAGCGACAGGAGCGATAGACACAGCGGAGAGGATCGCTATGGAGAGCGCGATCGGCATGGAGACAGAGATCGGGACCGCCACAGCGACCGAGATcgctacagcagcagcagccgtcACAGTGATAGTCGTAATGGAGATGGAagcaggagggagagagatgaTCGGAGGAGTGAGAGGGACTGGGGAGACAGGGGGAGCGGGGAGGGGagggacagagacagagaaagagacagaggagaTGACAGCTTTGCTGTCCCTGAACCGCCAAAACGTAGAAAGAGCAGGTGGGACaactaa
- the strada gene encoding STE20-related kinase adapter protein alpha isoform X1 translates to MSFLRWVTEKLSVESLRDLELFGEQAQGLSHRKTHEDSQESLTSLPRRDTMGSFLPDSSSYEVLTVIGRGLDDLMTVNLAQYRPTGEHVAIRRIDLESCTNDMVAYLQGELHVSKLFHHSSILPYKSVFIAENELWVITPFMAYGSARDLICTHFTDGMPELTIAYILLGMLKALEYIHHMGYVHRSVKASHVLISADGQVCMSGLRSIFSLIRHGQRARVVHDFPQYSVKVLPWLSPEVLQQNLQGYDFRSDIYSLGITACELANGHVPFKDMPATQMLLEKLNGTVPCLLDTTTIPPEELSLKPSRSGADSGICEGPGAGGVRQSNGEPSSSSGHPYNRTFSPHFHAFVELCLQRDPEKRPSASTLIGHPFFKQIKRRPSEALPELLRPVSPITSYEISQPQDSPSGLASLESGLSHLDVDDWDF, encoded by the exons ATGTCTTTTCTT CGTTGGGTAACTGAGAAATTAAGTGTGGAGAGCCTACGGGATTTGGAGTTGTTTGGAG AGCAAGCTCAGGGACTCTCTCACAGGAAA ACCCATGAGGACAGTCAGGAGAGTCTGACCTCCCTCCCGCGCCGGGACACCATGGGCAGCTTCCTCCCTGACAGCAGCTCGTATGAGGTCCTGACTGTTATCG GACGGGGTCTGGACGACTTGATGACAGTGAACCTGGCCCAGTACAGACCCACAGGGGAGCATGTGGCCATCAGACGGATTGACTTGGAGTCATGCACTAACGACATGGTGGCTTACCTGCAG GGTGAATTACATGTGTCAAAGCTCTTTCACCACTCCAGTATTCTACCTTACAAGAGCGTCTTCATAGCTGAAAATGAGCTGTGGGTCATCACCCCCTTCATGGCTTACG GGTCGGCCAGAGATCTGATCTGCACACACTTCACTGATGGTATGCCTGAGCTGACGATTGCATACATTTTACTCGGTATGCTCAAAGCTCTGGAATACATCCACCATATGGGATATGTGCATCG GAGTGTGAAGGCCAGCCATGTGCTGATCTCAGCTGATGGACAGGTCTGCATGTCAGGTCTACGGAGCATCTTCAGTCTGATTCGGCATGGCCAGAGGGCCAGAGTTGTCCATGACTTCCCCCAGTACAGCGTCAAGGTGTTGCCTTGGCTGAGTCCTGAGGTGTTGCAACAG AACCTGCAGGGTTATGACTTTCGATCAGACATCTATAGCCTCGGCATCACTGCCTGTGAACTGGCCAATGGACATGTGCCCTTCAAAGACATGCCAGCTACACAG ATGCTGCTTGAGAAGCTAAACGGGACAGTGCCGTGTTTGCTGGACACCACCACCATCCCACCAGAGGAGCTGTCACTGAAACCGTCTCGCTCTGGGGCTGATTCTGGGATCTGCGAGGGCCCAGGAGCTGGAGGTGTTCGTCAGTCCAACGGAGAACCCTCCTCCTCATCAGGACACCCCTACAACCGCACGTTCTCCCCACACTTCCATGCCTTTGTTGAGCTGTGTCTACAGCGAGACCCGGAAAAAAG acCTTCAGCGAGCACCCTCATAGGCCACCCTTTCTTTAAACAG ATTAAACGCCGGCCCTCGGAGGCTTTGCCTGAGCTGTTACGGCCCGTCTCCCCGATCACAAGCTACGAGATCTCCCAGCCACAGGACTCTCCCTCTGGACTGGCCAGCCTGGAGTCAGGGCTCAGCCACCTGGACGTGGATGACTGGGACTTCTGA
- the strada gene encoding STE20-related kinase adapter protein alpha isoform X2, whose protein sequence is MSFLTHEDSQESLTSLPRRDTMGSFLPDSSSYEVLTVIGRGLDDLMTVNLAQYRPTGEHVAIRRIDLESCTNDMVAYLQGELHVSKLFHHSSILPYKSVFIAENELWVITPFMAYGSARDLICTHFTDGMPELTIAYILLGMLKALEYIHHMGYVHRSVKASHVLISADGQVCMSGLRSIFSLIRHGQRARVVHDFPQYSVKVLPWLSPEVLQQNLQGYDFRSDIYSLGITACELANGHVPFKDMPATQMLLEKLNGTVPCLLDTTTIPPEELSLKPSRSGADSGICEGPGAGGVRQSNGEPSSSSGHPYNRTFSPHFHAFVELCLQRDPEKRPSASTLIGHPFFKQIKRRPSEALPELLRPVSPITSYEISQPQDSPSGLASLESGLSHLDVDDWDF, encoded by the exons ATGTCTTTTCTT ACCCATGAGGACAGTCAGGAGAGTCTGACCTCCCTCCCGCGCCGGGACACCATGGGCAGCTTCCTCCCTGACAGCAGCTCGTATGAGGTCCTGACTGTTATCG GACGGGGTCTGGACGACTTGATGACAGTGAACCTGGCCCAGTACAGACCCACAGGGGAGCATGTGGCCATCAGACGGATTGACTTGGAGTCATGCACTAACGACATGGTGGCTTACCTGCAG GGTGAATTACATGTGTCAAAGCTCTTTCACCACTCCAGTATTCTACCTTACAAGAGCGTCTTCATAGCTGAAAATGAGCTGTGGGTCATCACCCCCTTCATGGCTTACG GGTCGGCCAGAGATCTGATCTGCACACACTTCACTGATGGTATGCCTGAGCTGACGATTGCATACATTTTACTCGGTATGCTCAAAGCTCTGGAATACATCCACCATATGGGATATGTGCATCG GAGTGTGAAGGCCAGCCATGTGCTGATCTCAGCTGATGGACAGGTCTGCATGTCAGGTCTACGGAGCATCTTCAGTCTGATTCGGCATGGCCAGAGGGCCAGAGTTGTCCATGACTTCCCCCAGTACAGCGTCAAGGTGTTGCCTTGGCTGAGTCCTGAGGTGTTGCAACAG AACCTGCAGGGTTATGACTTTCGATCAGACATCTATAGCCTCGGCATCACTGCCTGTGAACTGGCCAATGGACATGTGCCCTTCAAAGACATGCCAGCTACACAG ATGCTGCTTGAGAAGCTAAACGGGACAGTGCCGTGTTTGCTGGACACCACCACCATCCCACCAGAGGAGCTGTCACTGAAACCGTCTCGCTCTGGGGCTGATTCTGGGATCTGCGAGGGCCCAGGAGCTGGAGGTGTTCGTCAGTCCAACGGAGAACCCTCCTCCTCATCAGGACACCCCTACAACCGCACGTTCTCCCCACACTTCCATGCCTTTGTTGAGCTGTGTCTACAGCGAGACCCGGAAAAAAG acCTTCAGCGAGCACCCTCATAGGCCACCCTTTCTTTAAACAG ATTAAACGCCGGCCCTCGGAGGCTTTGCCTGAGCTGTTACGGCCCGTCTCCCCGATCACAAGCTACGAGATCTCCCAGCCACAGGACTCTCCCTCTGGACTGGCCAGCCTGGAGTCAGGGCTCAGCCACCTGGACGTGGATGACTGGGACTTCTGA
- the strada gene encoding STE20-related kinase adapter protein alpha isoform X3 codes for MGSFLPDSSSYEVLTVIGRGLDDLMTVNLAQYRPTGEHVAIRRIDLESCTNDMVAYLQGELHVSKLFHHSSILPYKSVFIAENELWVITPFMAYGSARDLICTHFTDGMPELTIAYILLGMLKALEYIHHMGYVHRSVKASHVLISADGQVCMSGLRSIFSLIRHGQRARVVHDFPQYSVKVLPWLSPEVLQQNLQGYDFRSDIYSLGITACELANGHVPFKDMPATQMLLEKLNGTVPCLLDTTTIPPEELSLKPSRSGADSGICEGPGAGGVRQSNGEPSSSSGHPYNRTFSPHFHAFVELCLQRDPEKRPSASTLIGHPFFKQIKRRPSEALPELLRPVSPITSYEISQPQDSPSGLASLESGLSHLDVDDWDF; via the exons ATGGGCAGCTTCCTCCCTGACAGCAGCTCGTATGAGGTCCTGACTGTTATCG GACGGGGTCTGGACGACTTGATGACAGTGAACCTGGCCCAGTACAGACCCACAGGGGAGCATGTGGCCATCAGACGGATTGACTTGGAGTCATGCACTAACGACATGGTGGCTTACCTGCAG GGTGAATTACATGTGTCAAAGCTCTTTCACCACTCCAGTATTCTACCTTACAAGAGCGTCTTCATAGCTGAAAATGAGCTGTGGGTCATCACCCCCTTCATGGCTTACG GGTCGGCCAGAGATCTGATCTGCACACACTTCACTGATGGTATGCCTGAGCTGACGATTGCATACATTTTACTCGGTATGCTCAAAGCTCTGGAATACATCCACCATATGGGATATGTGCATCG GAGTGTGAAGGCCAGCCATGTGCTGATCTCAGCTGATGGACAGGTCTGCATGTCAGGTCTACGGAGCATCTTCAGTCTGATTCGGCATGGCCAGAGGGCCAGAGTTGTCCATGACTTCCCCCAGTACAGCGTCAAGGTGTTGCCTTGGCTGAGTCCTGAGGTGTTGCAACAG AACCTGCAGGGTTATGACTTTCGATCAGACATCTATAGCCTCGGCATCACTGCCTGTGAACTGGCCAATGGACATGTGCCCTTCAAAGACATGCCAGCTACACAG ATGCTGCTTGAGAAGCTAAACGGGACAGTGCCGTGTTTGCTGGACACCACCACCATCCCACCAGAGGAGCTGTCACTGAAACCGTCTCGCTCTGGGGCTGATTCTGGGATCTGCGAGGGCCCAGGAGCTGGAGGTGTTCGTCAGTCCAACGGAGAACCCTCCTCCTCATCAGGACACCCCTACAACCGCACGTTCTCCCCACACTTCCATGCCTTTGTTGAGCTGTGTCTACAGCGAGACCCGGAAAAAAG acCTTCAGCGAGCACCCTCATAGGCCACCCTTTCTTTAAACAG ATTAAACGCCGGCCCTCGGAGGCTTTGCCTGAGCTGTTACGGCCCGTCTCCCCGATCACAAGCTACGAGATCTCCCAGCCACAGGACTCTCCCTCTGGACTGGCCAGCCTGGAGTCAGGGCTCAGCCACCTGGACGTGGATGACTGGGACTTCTGA
- the rnf113a gene encoding E3 ubiquitin-protein ligase RNF113A, producing MAEPEETKKGPCTFLFKKSTKKFSGRKRKASDSDKDGNSDEDQSSVVRREKKETRVNPMIQKSKKVERDTISSSESEEDKEDQKITVSYKSTRSAKPEGPEDMGATATYELDTERDKDAQAIFERSQKIQEELTGKEDDKIYRGINNYQKFIKPKDTTMGNASSGMVRKGPIRAPEHLRATVRWDYQPDICKDYKETGFCGFGDSCKFLHDRSDYKHGWQIERELEEGRYGANDDENYEVSSDDEDLPFKCFICRESFKNPIITKCRHYFCESCALQHYRRSKRCYVCNTQTNGVFNPAKELMAKLEKHQAATDQPPSEEED from the exons ATGGCGGAACCTGAGGAGACGAAAAAGGGCCCAtgcacttttttgtttaaaaaatctacTAAAAAGTTTTCCGGACGAAAGAGGAAGGCAAGCGACAGCGACAAAG ATGGCAACAGTGATGAAGACCAGAGCTCTGTGGTCaggagagaaaagaaggaaaCTCGGGTCAATCCCATGATTCAAAAG TCGAAGAAGGTGGAGAGAGATACCATTTCCTCAAGTGAAAGTgaagaagacaaagaagaccAGAAAATCACAGTTTCCTACAAGTCCACTCGGTCAGCA AAACCCGAGGGCCCTGAGGACATGGGTGCAACTGCTACATACGAACtggacacagagagagacaaagatgCTCAGGCCATTTTTGAAAGAAGTCAGAAAATCCAAGAG GAGCTGACGGGTAAAGAAGACGATAAAATCTACCGTGGCATTAACAACTACCAGAAATTTATTAAACCCAAAGATACCACCATGGGCAATGCCTCCTCTGGCATGGTCAG aaaaggaccaatcagagctccTGAGCACCTGAGAGCCACAGTGAGGTGGGACTACCAGCCAGACATCTGCAAAGACTACAAGGAAACTGGTTTCTGTGGTTTTGGAG ACAGCTGTAAGTTCCTCCACGACAGATCTGACTACAAACATGGCTGGCAGATCGAGAGGGAGCTGGAGGAGGGCAGATATGGAGCCAATG atgatGAAAACTACGAGGTGAGCAGTGATGATGAGGATTTACCCTTTAAGTGCTTTATCTGCAGGGAGTCCTTCAAGAATCCTATCATCACAAA ATGTAGGCACTACTTTTGTGAGAGCTGCGCTCTTCAGCATTACCGCAGGTCAAAGCGTTGCTACGTGTGCAACACTCAAACCAATGGTGTCTTCAACCCGGCTAAAG AACTGATGGCCAAGTTGGAGAAACATCAGGCCGCAACAGACCAGCCACCGTCAGAGGAGGAAGATTAA